AGTAATCTTTTCTCACAGTGCATAATTTtactaaagaatttttatatatatatatatatatattcataaatcaACAGAGCTTAACTTGTGATCTGACTTATCACTCAtgaataaatttccaaaatttacattttaaaaacttaaaaagtacaataacttaatcttaaaaaagaaacagtggtcatttttaaaatctacattaatccaactttaaaaaaagtagcacacatttttgaaagagacaatagtttgaaaatatgaTGGATGTCTTCAACATGAATATTAGTTTAACTTTAGAAAAGACAAaggagtttttttctttttttacaaaaaaatagacATTATCTAAACCTTAGTAAAAACAGTTGAACACTTTCAAAGTAAACAACTAAAccttaatataaataagaaatagcaACTAACTATTAGAaaagacaaaagaaattttcaaaggcAGTAGGTTTGTCAGTTTCATTATATGTTTGAAGGGAgcaaattcaatatttcatcAATAGTTTTGACATTCAAGGGTATGACTCATTTGAGTAAACTGTATCAGCTGTTGCTGaagacagtaaaaaatataaaatattcataacataaaaaatattaaaaagctttCATAATACAAATAACATAAGAAAAGGATTCgtaataaaggaagaaaaaactgacctaaatgttattttaaaaaaaagacactgaatttttaaaaaggtttttaacaTTATTCAGCAAAATACcctttatgctaaaaaaaaaatcacagaggACCAAATCAAAGGGTATAACTCACAGCtcgttcaaaaataaataaaaatcgcaagtttaaaatccatttgcCGTCTCGGCAATTTTAGTTGAAGCGACAGATCacgatataaaaatatttcaatattttctcgATATTATTAGTTGCAGtacctaatatttaaattcacaaaaaatacttacgtttaaaactaaattaaatacaaattgtcAGTTCTTTCAACTACAAGAACTATGTGTAGTTTAaagaatagtatattttttaaaataaataactaatctacgaatttattatgataatcatataaataaaagaggATCTACTCGCTCGCTTGTAATCTTTACTTTGTTAACTACAGAGTAAAATGAAGAATTCTTTGGCTCAACTAGGTAAAACAATCAAAACATACGACAGAAATAGGCAGccggaaataaaataagatataaaaacaaacttttttttcttgataagaTTATTGTTATGATAGTTTACTGATTGTTATGATAGTTTACTTACAttgttgtcaattttttttattgatttgagctaatattttaagaaacattgttcttaaaatagttgagagatttatatttgtataaaattaaaaggaaagtaCCTAAAGTGCTTAGTATTACTAGATGATAGGAAAAGAGTTAAAAAGGTACTTTtaaagaaaccttttttttaatacaattaactGAGAATGAATCGTAATTTAGTCATAAATAAGTAAGTAGTATTATCCACTTTGTAAGtgaaattgaagtattttatttatgtggAAAAAGAACTCATTCagagttattatttaataagttaaaataaattcgttGTATGATATGCtcgatttttaaaaacgctGTTTTGCATATATAATGAATGAACGCTAGGTATTGGATATATGTTGCAATATTGGTATTGGGTAGCATTTATAGAAACTTTGATTCATAAATGTCcctgttaaaagttttattttattttttaagatataccATATGttcaaatgaatttattgaaattactctTTTGCTGtgattttttaccaattttcatctatattttgtgatttttttcttttctctaacGTCAATGAAGATGGCTGTTAATGTAATGTTAGAGTAGAAATTGGTGTTCCAGAgtcacttttaaaacttttgactgTACACAATAGCCTTTGTGctaatatgtttgttttaactTAACTGTGTTTTATGTACATTCTGAGCAAGCCATGACTGTCACTCATCTAGATACATGTTATGAATCAAATTACAACATTGAAAAACATTGGAGAGCCCATTGCTTAAGGACCTTATTTGGTCAATTGCCTGGCTAGAATTTTGGACATTGCTGCTTCGTGAATATGCTATTTTAGACAATGTAAtcttagtttcaatttttttcactagtAAAATATGCAGATTTCGGAAATAggtcaaaaatttgattaattatcaATTCTATTTGGAGGGTAATTCTGCATTGTAGCAATCATGAAACCTTTTATACTATTGTTGTCATCAGAAAGAGCTTCCATTGAAATTTTAGCACTcaaacttaagaaattttaagttaaaataaatgtctcCTTGTAATTATAGTACAATTAAAAATTCCGCTTGTAACAGTAAACTTATTGATGTTATTTGCCGCAGAGTTTCAAGCAAAATTTGAATGTTCCAGtaagtcaaaattttgaatgagaGTATCTGACTTTTGggaaattattgagaaaattcTTGGTATAGTCATCAGGGAGTTCCTGAAACTTCAATATTCATTCAGCTTAGAGGTTCAGTTGAATTTTGACTATTAGAGCTATTAGAATGTGAatggaattttgaataaatgtaaattaatatctcttaactattctattatttttccttaatctattctatttttatcttaacttATATGATTTCTATCTCTTTTAGATCTTCATCAAGGAACTTGCATCACTGttctaaaagcaaattataaataaaaaccaaatttattgtCTAATAATCAACTCCTTATTTGTGCCTTAAACAGTTGAGAGCATATTGTCGTACGTTCATTTATCCCTTTATTTTGACGTGTAAATACCgatcatttaagaaatttcttttgtcATTTGCTTGCAACAATAGACGTTATGCATTTTAAAGgaatcaacagttttttttattattattatttatttatttttttaatgatactttATGATATCCTACAATAATATACaccttagatatttttttataattatttaactacttATCTCTGGCATATctgggaaaataaaaataaaattttaatatcatactTATTAGGACAAAGATAAATGTTGTTGCatagaaaattgtttataagATTATATGCAAGTACATGTAtgagaaatttctttattgtgtattttatgtaaaatgaaCCTTTCAACTGAGAAAGATTTGCCTGACCTCTGTAATGTTCCTACCATTGCAAAAagttattcttgtagtatatgtgaTAAGACTCTTTCTTCAAAGTCTAATCTAATAGCACATGTACGTGTTCATACTGGGGAGAAACCTTACTCTTGCAatgtatgtaataagagtttttcctATAAGCAATCTCTAACTCATCACAGTCGTGCTCATACTGGTGAgcaaccttattcttgtagtgtatGTGATCGacgtttttcaaagaaatattatctGACAGTCCACAGTCGTactcatactggtgagaaaaattatacttgtaatatatgtaataagagttttttcaataagaaatatttaactgatcacaatcgtgttcatactggcgaaaaacctttttcttgtaaaatatgTAGTATGCGCTTTTCACAGAAATGTCATTTACGTGGCCACAATCGTGTTCATACtagtgagaaaccttattcttgtagtatatgtaataaaagtttctcctttaaaaaatgtctaGTTGAACACAGtagtgttcatactggtgagaaacctttttCTTGTGATATATGTAATAagcgtttttcaaaaaaacatcatttgaaACTCCACAGTcatgttcatactggtgagaaaccttattcctgtactatatgtaataagagtttttccaTTAAAAGAGTTCTAACTGAGCACCATCGcgttcatactggtgaaaaaccttattcttgtagcgtatgtaataaaacattttcgcAGAGAGTTACCCTGACTAGACACAGTAATATTCATGCTAGTGAGAAAGTTTTGTCCACACTATCGACAGATtctgacataaaataaaaaattaaatcttgtcaagaaaaaaattatgctatatGATAGTCAAGCAGCAAAAAAACTATGCTATCTAATTTATTCAAGTCTAAATCAACTGATATAAAACACACATTTGAGATTTTCTATGATAGCTgcctttataaaatatgttaaaaatcttCATGCATGTTTAGATCACAgtgcagttatttaaaaaaaaacaatgctagaAAGAGCAAGGCATGCATTTGAATCACTAAAAAACCAGTTAAATTGTCGAATATGATTGTTATGCTTCCAATATGTTAAAATTGCCTTTGATTTGCTTCCTTTaaacttttgcttttatttaggCATTGCACTTTTCCTGATAAGTTCGGATTCCGAATTTTGAGATTTTCGGCATTTATGTATCTGTATAGTCGAGGGTAAAATGAATGTGCCTCttgattttgaaacataaaaa
Above is a window of Parasteatoda tepidariorum isolate YZ-2023 chromosome 5, CAS_Ptep_4.0, whole genome shotgun sequence DNA encoding:
- the LOC107451300 gene encoding zinc finger protein ZFP2; translation: MNLSTEKDLPDLCNVPTIAKSYSCSICDKTLSSKSNLIAHVRVHTGEKPYSCNVCNKSFSYKQSLTHHSRAHTGEQPYSCSVCDRRFSKKYYLTVHSRTHTGEKNYTCNICNKSFFNKKYLTDHNRVHTGEKPFSCKICSMRFSQKCHLRGHNRVHTSEKPYSCSICNKSFSFKKCLVEHSSVHTGEKPFSCDICNKRFSKKHHLKLHSHVHTGEKPYSCTICNKSFSIKRVLTEHHRVHTGEKPYSCSVCNKTFSQRVTLTRHSNIHASEKVLSTLSTDSDIK